DNA from Marinagarivorans cellulosilyticus:
TAAACTCGATGCCTATCAATCGGTAGATGCATCATTATCATATGCTGTCGCGATCGGTGAGTATGACTTAGATATTAAGTTGATCGTCAAAAACCTATTTGACGATGCGTTTTTTCGTGCTGCAGACCTTGGTGGCTACGCGGATAAGGTTAGTGGACGCTCTGCTTATATCAAGCTGGGTATAGAAATATAAGACATTCGTAAACTTCAGGTTCGATTTTTAATAAACCGCGCTGGGTTACCGGCTACTACAGTATTTTTTGCTACATCACGTGTTACCACGCTTTGCATCCCCACAACTGCGCCGCTGTGAATCTTTACGCCATCTACAATCCCTACATGCGCCCCCAGCCAAATATCGTCTTCTAATGTTATGCCTTTAGAGTTTACCGGTTGCTTGTCGATAGTGCGCTCTGGGGCGGTGCCGTGGTTGAAGGCGTAAAAGTGGCAATAGGCGGCGATGCGGCAGTTATTGCCGATTGTTATGCCTTGGCTGCCGCCATCCATTGTAACGTGATGATTAATACCAACATTTTTACCGATGTTTATGGGGCCGTGTAGAACGGCATCTGCGCCGATAAAGCTGCCGCTATCGATTGTAATTGGGCGGCCGCGCTCGGCGAATAGTTTGGCGTCTGGTGAAATAAAACAGTCGCCAGTAATTACGACGGTTTCCATATCTTGCAGGTAGGCCTGCCATTCTTGTTGCCAAGCGTGCGCCCACGCGCGCTGCTTGGGTTTGAGTGTCCAATAAAGCCAAGGCATGTAGCTGAGTCGTTGCTTGTGTTGCTCTCGGTATTTTAATGTTGGGTCTGTAGTCATGGTATTGGTGGTGCTCAGCCGTGTGATGGCTTGTGGTGTGCTTTATTGATGAATACGATTTTAGCTGCTTTGTTTCCTTGCATCACACTTTGCCTTTGTTGTGCATCACAACATTGAGTTTTGGTGGTTATTATCTTTTAAAGCCTTGTAAACCCTAGAGCCTTTACGGTTCGGGTGCTTTAGAGCGTTGGCCTAAATGCGGCTCTCAGAATATTACAATACTGGTTATTGGGTGTGTTTTGTAGGGAGAATTAATCTCTAAAGATAGTTACTGTCGCGCTATTACCGCGCCTTGAAATCGGCTATTCGGCCTTAAAAGGCATTGTGCATGAGTATGTGCAAGCCTGCTGAATCAGCTGTAATGCTGTTTTAGGCGTACTTAAAAACCCATAAAAAGTGTACGCTTGAGGAGTTAAAACTGATGATCTGCAACAAAAAACGGCATCTGGGCCAGCGGTTGGCCAGTGGTATTGTGCTGGCCAGTGCAGTGGCACTGCTAAGTGCTTGTGATGGTGGAGTCGAGCAGCCTGGTAGCTCGTCGGCTACAGCGGTAAGCAGTGCGCCTGTGGTGTCTTCAAGTGTTGCAATTAGTAGTAGTGCTGCACCGGTTGTAAGTTCTTCCAGCGTAATCATTCCTTCCAGTAGTAGCGTTGCCAGTTCTAGCGAAAGCGGCAATGTGAATACTATTATTCTGCAGGAAAACCAAGCGGGTTTTTGTGCTGTAGATGGCACAATTGATAGTAACAATATGGGCTTTTCCGGCGATGGCTTTGCTAATACAGATAACGCCGAAGGCCAATCGATTAGCTGGCAAGTTAATGCGCAGACAAGTGGCCCTGCGACATTAGAATTCCGATTTGCCAATGGTGGTGATCCGCGTTCAGGGGACTTATCTGTTAATAGTGGCGCTAATGGAACCCAACCCGTTACCTTAGCGAATACCGGCGGCTGGACAGATTGGGCAACGGAAAGTGTAACGGTTGACCTTGTTCAGGGCTTAAATAACATTAAAGTCACGGCCACGTCCGATCAAGGCTTGGCCAATATCGACTCTTTAACGGTAACAGGGGCTGGTGTATCGGCTGGTGATTGCGGCGGTGTTGCATCTTCTAGTGCGATGCAGTCGTCTTCTAGCGCTAGCGGTTCTGTAGGTGTTGGCGAACCACCTGCGCAGTGTGAGGCTATGGGTTGGGCTACGCGCAAAGGGCGTAGCAGTACACCGTTTAACGTAACAGGTGGCGGTAATGCGCAACCGATTATAGTTAAAAGCTTTGCCGACCTTTCAAAGTACGCTGGCGATGGTTCGCCCCGCGTTATTTATATTGATGGCACTTTAGGTGGTGGCTGGTCTGGCCGCAGCGGGGACCGCTTAATTGTTAAATCCAATAAAACCATTATTGGTATGCGCCCAGGTACGCAGCTTAAGGCGCCTATCCAAATTAAAGATGCATCGAATGTCATCATTAAAAACATTGTTATTAAGGGGCCCGGTTCTAGCTCTGATCAAGCGTGGGATAACATTGTTATTGAAGGTGCTTCCAAGAATATTTGGGTCGATCACAGTGAGTTCTGGAACGGCCAAGATGGTAATGCCGATGTGGTAAAAGGCGCCGATAACGTCACCTTTACTTGGAATATATTTGGATATACCAACAACGGTGGTCACAACTTCTCTAACTTAGTGGCATCGTCCGATAACGAACCACAAAGCGTAGGCAAGTTGAATATTACTTTGATGTTTAACCATTTTCGTGGTGTTGCCCAGCGCCAGCCGCGCTGTCGCTTTGGTGATATTCACGTAGTGAACAACTTATTCACCAAAGATGGCATGGCGTCTGATAATGGGATTTCTGCGGGCAAACAGTGCCGTGTACTGGTAGAAAATAACCACTTTATTGGCATTAAACACCCTGTGCACAAACGCAGCGGTGGTAAGTCTGAATTGCGAGGCATGAATATATTCGAAAACACCAGCGGTGATACCGCGGGTAATGGCGGCCCAGCGTTTGAGCCTCCTTATGAGTATAAAAGCCTACTTGTTCCTGCATCACAGGTTAAAGGCTTGTTGCAGGGTAAAGTGGGTGCCACGCTTTCTAGCCCGAGCGCTTGCGAGTAAACAACAATTATCGCTTGGTGTATTGGCACTAAGCACGAATGTTTACGAATTACTTCTACGACAAAAGCTTGCTTACTTCACGACTGTTTTGTGAATTAAGCGAGCTTTTTTTTCTTTGCGGTTATCTCTTGCCCTAACACAGCACAATTGCGGCCCTTATGTTTCGCTTGATACAAGGCATCGTCGGCACATTTAAAGGCTTGTTCAAATTCATCATTTGCGCTAAAAGTTGTTATGCCAATACTAATTGTTACTTTAAGTGATGGGTCTATGGCAAAGTCTAGGGCGGCTATTCTTTGGCGTAATGTTTCGGCTAAGATCAAAGCACCAGTGGCCTCAGTATTGCGTACAGCGATAATAAATTCTTCGCCGCCCCAGCGTGCTAAGTAGTCGCTTTGGCGAATATTGTTTTGCAGTGTTTTTGCTGTGCGTTTTAACACTAAATCACCAATATCGTGGCCGCACTTGTCGTTAATGTTTTTAAAATGGTCTAGGTCCAAAACAAGTAAAGTGACTTGCTCGTTTTCTTGTAAGTCCTTATAAAAATCACTGAGCGCGGCTTCCAGACCATTGCGGTTTAATACGCCGGTTAGCGGGTCTGTCATCGATAATTTTTTATATTTTTCTGATTCTTGCGATAGTGTTTGGGTAGCGAGCCGTTCTTGCGCAAGGCGCTTTTGGATAGTAATAAAACGCAGCAAAACAGATAGCAAAAATGCAGCTAACCACGCTGCCAATAAAATCGGGTAAAGTTCTTCTACTGTTATTAACCTGCCTACAAAAGCAATTTCTTCTAACTTAATATCATGCGCACCCAATTCCATTGGCGCGCCTAATACTAGCCCAATAGCTGTGGTCTCGCTAAAGTGTGGGTAGGTATATTTGATGGGGGCATCAGTAAAACGCTGAATCCACCAATCGGGTATGCTGATCCGGCGTAAATCGATCGTAACGCCTTGCGTTAGGTCGGTGGCGCGAATTAGAGCTTGGGCTATTTGAATGGCATTTGCATTGGTTGTTGAATATTCGTTTAGCCAACTATCCGTAAAAAGCCTTAACCACTTTTCGGGGCTATCGAGCTTGGCTTTTAGATAAATGGCATCATACTCCGATAAATCGAAGTTCTTATCGTCGTTTTTTAGGCTGATATTAATGCCACAGTTACTATAGCCCTCTTGGCTAATCATATTACATTGAAAGTGGAGCTTTTCTTCGTTTGTCCAGCTGACTTGGCCGGACGCGGTAGGCTCTACAAAATTGTGCGCAGACAGGTTAGGGGCGGGATAAATGGCTGTACGTCGTTCTGGTAAGTGGTCCACCGCAAGAATGCACGTTAAAGACGCTAATGCGCCCAGAAAAACGGCTTTAAAGGTTACTGGAACCTGCATAAAACTGCCCCATAAAGCATGCTGGTCATACAAGGCATCAATACGGAACCCTGTTAATCGGTATGTAATAAGTTTAGCTAGCTTATGATATTCGTCCAATCACGGTGGAGTAGTCAAAAGTGACGAAATGGAATAAGAGAATATTATTCATTACGAAAGGCGGGGAAGTGATACGAGTTTATTGGGGGGGCTGTGCGGAGCGCCCATGGATTGGCTTGAGCGAGTCCAGAAAAATTGTCGGCTGCCGCTAAGTTAATGATATTGCCACGGATGGAGGAAATGCAGAAAGTTGCTAGGAGCAACTTCTGTCCTTGCTGTCACAAAAAATCACTATTTTTAGAGATGCCCTATAGGTTTTTTAAATTTTTTCAGTTGTAGGGCTTTAATAATTTTATAGCCTTTAGCACCCGAGTTGCCTTGAAAAGCATATACAGCCCAACAGTCACAAAAGCCAAGCTAATCAGCTTGGGGCCAGCACCCAGTGATGGGTCTGAGAATGCGGAATAACCGCTCAACCCTACTACTGGCGCTATAATGCCAAATAGGATATTCATCCAGAGGCCTTCATTTCCTTCAGTTGCGCAAGTAATATTCTTGTACGCATAGGCATTAAAGAACTTGCCCCTAATTTTTCCAGCTACGGCAATAATATCGTTTTCATTAATGGCAGAGGGTTCGTTAGAGCGAATTTTAACCTGTTGCGGGCCTAAAAAAAATAATGAAACGTAAGTTGTAGAGGTTGAATTGTCGTTGGAATTTCTCGTGACTTCCGAGCTATGTCGAACGCGAGACGCGGTACCCTTTATGACTTCCATACGAGCCTCCTAAATTGTGGCAACATTATTGATATGATTAAGTTACCGTTAAATTTAGATGTCGTCAAAATTTAACGACTAAAGTGCTAAGTTAATCGATTTTGCGGGGTTAAAGCGGTGCTGGGTTTGAAGAGTGTTGTGCATGATCTATTGGGCAACGCCTTGCTGTACCTTAAGTAACGTTTCATACTCTTGTTTAGCGTGTTCGAGGGCATCGAGTTGTTCGTGATAATCCCTGTCTAGTTGTTGGTATTGTTTCTTGTAATATTTTATTGTTGCTAGAGCTTGCTTGCGAGAATCGGAAGTACTGGTATCGCTAATAATGATAGCTTCGGCGGCGCTGATGTGTTCGCTGGCATCGTCCATTGCTTGTTGGGTATTGTCTAGGTCATCTTCTAGGCTATGGATATGCCCTTTAAGCTGCTGCTGTTCTTGGCCTGCTGTAAAACCCTGATGAAATTCAGGATACCGACTTGCCGGGCAGTTTGGGTTTGTTGCGTTTCCCTGCGCGCTGGTTTTTACGCCGTTGCTGTAGTTACAAAAGCGATTAACGCCAGAGCGATAACCTTCCGCATAGGTAGGGAATTGGCTGCGCGGGCACACTGCATTGTAATCCTTACCTTGCTTGCCAGTGTTTAGGCCTTGATCGAAATTGCAGTATGTTTGTAGGCCTTGTTCATGGCCGGTTTTGAAAGCATTAAAGTCCGCTTTAATTTGATGCTTGGCGCAATCTTGTTGGTAAGTATTAAAGCGCGCCATGCTCTTGCCTTGGTTTCCTTGTTGAAAACCTAGCGCTTGCCAGTTGGCCAATTGGCACTGGTCTTTATTCATGCTGGCGCAACCGTTAATAAGCAGAGCGCTTACAACAATAAGGGCGGCTCGGGTTAATGAATTCATTCAGGCGCTTCCGTTGTTAATTCACAATGTAGACGTAAAGGTTAAAGAGTATAGTCTAATCGTGTTAGCTGAATACCTCATGAACTCGCGCATTAGCGGGTGCTAGTGTTTGTGTTGGTATGTTTGGCGGGAAATACTGTGTTGGCAGGGGGGGGAATATGCAGCAGGGGGAGAGCGGTGGAACTCTTAGTTACTGTGAGCTATATACCTAGTAAAAGCATACTTAATAGGTGTAACCAATACTTTCAAAAAAGGTAAAGCAGCCGCGCGCCCTGTATGCGCGCAGCTAGTCGTTGGGTTGTAGGTTAAGGCAGGGTAAACCTTTTCATAAAATCCCAGCCCCTTTGCGCACTTTCTGGCGAGTGGCCACTATTCGTTGTACACAAGCCTACTTCAACACCATCGGTGCATTGGGTATTAATTTGGCAGCCGTTATTATTCTGACTTTGGTTGGTGCATTGATTTTTTTGTTTCCAAACATCATTCGTGGCTGTTGCGCCTAAAAAGTTGATGCAAACACCTGTCAGACAATCTTCGCCGCCGTTATAAATAACCAAATTGTCGTTAGTGGCGCGCTGGCTAAGCAATGGCACTGCGCGTGATGGGCTGCATTGGCCCACATTTTCTTTTAATAAATCAAAGGCTTCTGGCGCGAAGGCTGCAATAATATCTGATGCATGGCAGGCTAAATAATGAGTCATGCCGCCACCCATGGAAAAACCAGTAGCGTAAATACGCTTGTCATCAATATTAGCTACATTTTTGACATCGTTAATAATTGCTTTCACAAAAGCAACGTCATCTACGCTACGGTCGCTGGTACAGCATGTTCCAACATTCCATGCGCCACCAAATGAACCGTTAGAGCCCGAAGGTGCAACAAGAATAAAACCTTCTTGATCTGCCATTTCTCGATAGCCTGTTGTGGAAATCTCTTGGCCGCCATTACCTCCTAAGCCGTGAAAGCGTAAAACCAGCGGTACTAATTTATCGGTAGGGTAGCTTGTAGGCACATACATATTGTAGCTACGGGACTTACCGCCAACATTAATTTGTTTTGCTCCATCGCTTGGGCGTGTGCTAATTAATTCTGGGCCAGCTACACTAGAGCTTGTAGACGATGAGCTTTCAACAGAAGGGCTAGTGCTTGACGAAAATTCGCTAGAGGAAGAGATACTGGGTGCTATTGAAGAAGCGCTCGATTCAGTTTGACTTGACGAAGATTCCACTGGCGGTTCTGATGCGACACAGCCAGTAAAAAATATTACGCAAGCGCACACCCAAAGGATAAATGGCTGTGTACGATATGGTGTGGAATTGAATGACATAATAAGCCCTGTAGTTAGTCGTGAATTTTCTCGGCGGCAAGCAGTAATGCGGGCGCTAGCAATACTCAGCCAAGTAAAATCTACTATAACGATAAAAAATATGGATAATGTGGAGAAAGTGTGTTTTTTGGCGCTGGGTTTTGGGGTTGATTTTTCCAGCAATGCAAATGGCGATGAGC
Protein-coding regions in this window:
- a CDS encoding acyltransferase is translated as MTTDPTLKYREQHKQRLSYMPWLYWTLKPKQRAWAHAWQQEWQAYLQDMETVVITGDCFISPDAKLFAERGRPITIDSGSFIGADAVLHGPINIGKNVGINHHVTMDGGSQGITIGNNCRIAAYCHFYAFNHGTAPERTIDKQPVNSKGITLEDDIWLGAHVGIVDGVKIHSGAVVGMQSVVTRDVAKNTVVAGNPARFIKNRT
- a CDS encoding carbohydrate-binding protein; the protein is MICNKKRHLGQRLASGIVLASAVALLSACDGGVEQPGSSSATAVSSAPVVSSSVAISSSAAPVVSSSSVIIPSSSSVASSSESGNVNTIILQENQAGFCAVDGTIDSNNMGFSGDGFANTDNAEGQSISWQVNAQTSGPATLEFRFANGGDPRSGDLSVNSGANGTQPVTLANTGGWTDWATESVTVDLVQGLNNIKVTATSDQGLANIDSLTVTGAGVSAGDCGGVASSSAMQSSSSASGSVGVGEPPAQCEAMGWATRKGRSSTPFNVTGGGNAQPIIVKSFADLSKYAGDGSPRVIYIDGTLGGGWSGRSGDRLIVKSNKTIIGMRPGTQLKAPIQIKDASNVIIKNIVIKGPGSSSDQAWDNIVIEGASKNIWVDHSEFWNGQDGNADVVKGADNVTFTWNIFGYTNNGGHNFSNLVASSDNEPQSVGKLNITLMFNHFRGVAQRQPRCRFGDIHVVNNLFTKDGMASDNGISAGKQCRVLVENNHFIGIKHPVHKRSGGKSELRGMNIFENTSGDTAGNGGPAFEPPYEYKSLLVPASQVKGLLQGKVGATLSSPSACE
- a CDS encoding DUF2799 domain-containing protein; this translates as MNSLTRAALIVVSALLINGCASMNKDQCQLANWQALGFQQGNQGKSMARFNTYQQDCAKHQIKADFNAFKTGHEQGLQTYCNFDQGLNTGKQGKDYNAVCPRSQFPTYAEGYRSGVNRFCNYSNGVKTSAQGNATNPNCPASRYPEFHQGFTAGQEQQQLKGHIHSLEDDLDNTQQAMDDASEHISAAEAIIISDTSTSDSRKQALATIKYYKKQYQQLDRDYHEQLDALEHAKQEYETLLKVQQGVAQ
- a CDS encoding alpha/beta hydrolase family esterase, with amino-acid sequence MSFNSTPYRTQPFILWVCACVIFFTGCVASEPPVESSSSQTESSASSIAPSISSSSEFSSSTSPSVESSSSTSSSVAGPELISTRPSDGAKQINVGGKSRSYNMYVPTSYPTDKLVPLVLRFHGLGGNGGQEISTTGYREMADQEGFILVAPSGSNGSFGGAWNVGTCCTSDRSVDDVAFVKAIINDVKNVANIDDKRIYATGFSMGGGMTHYLACHASDIIAAFAPEAFDLLKENVGQCSPSRAVPLLSQRATNDNLVIYNGGEDCLTGVCINFLGATATNDVWKQKNQCTNQSQNNNGCQINTQCTDGVEVGLCTTNSGHSPESAQRGWDFMKRFTLP
- a CDS encoding GGDEF domain-containing protein; the protein is MQVPVTFKAVFLGALASLTCILAVDHLPERRTAIYPAPNLSAHNFVEPTASGQVSWTNEEKLHFQCNMISQEGYSNCGINISLKNDDKNFDLSEYDAIYLKAKLDSPEKWLRLFTDSWLNEYSTTNANAIQIAQALIRATDLTQGVTIDLRRISIPDWWIQRFTDAPIKYTYPHFSETTAIGLVLGAPMELGAHDIKLEEIAFVGRLITVEELYPILLAAWLAAFLLSVLLRFITIQKRLAQERLATQTLSQESEKYKKLSMTDPLTGVLNRNGLEAALSDFYKDLQENEQVTLLVLDLDHFKNINDKCGHDIGDLVLKRTAKTLQNNIRQSDYLARWGGEEFIIAVRNTEATGALILAETLRQRIAALDFAIDPSLKVTISIGITTFSANDEFEQAFKCADDALYQAKHKGRNCAVLGQEITAKKKKLA